A window of the Geoalkalibacter sp. genome harbors these coding sequences:
- the selD gene encoding selenide, water dikinase SelD has protein sequence MSEKVRLTSLSRSAGUAAKIGPETLAQVLRQLPASADPNLLSASIPFADAGVYRLSDELALVQSVDFFTPVVDDPFVYGQIAAANALSDIYAMGGRPLTALNLIGFPQCLGVDSLTAVLRGGALKVAEAGAVIVGGHSVEDDEPKYGLAVTGLVDPRKLVTTVGARPGDRLILTKPLGTGLLTTALKGEILDESDLAPAIAGMRRLNRRASEIMCEVGVHACTDITGFGLLGHALELAAASGVCVELDEPLPAYPRALEMAAMGLVPEGSHRNRKHYLPSVLDAAAIPVPTLDLLADPQTSGGLLLAVSADKCAALRERLLAAGEDGFLIGRVAAGPAGRLRMR, from the coding sequence ATGAGTGAGAAAGTTCGGTTGACCAGTCTGTCGCGCTCGGCGGGTTGAGCGGCCAAGATCGGGCCCGAGACCCTGGCGCAGGTGCTGCGTCAACTGCCAGCTTCCGCCGACCCCAACCTGCTGTCGGCGTCCATTCCCTTCGCCGATGCCGGCGTCTACCGGCTCTCCGACGAACTCGCCTTGGTGCAGTCAGTGGACTTCTTCACGCCGGTGGTGGACGATCCCTTTGTGTACGGGCAGATCGCCGCCGCCAACGCCCTCTCCGACATCTACGCCATGGGCGGGCGACCCCTGACCGCCCTCAACCTCATCGGCTTTCCCCAGTGCCTGGGCGTCGATTCCCTCACCGCGGTGCTGCGGGGCGGCGCCCTCAAGGTGGCCGAGGCGGGGGCGGTGATCGTCGGCGGGCATTCGGTGGAGGACGACGAACCCAAATACGGCCTGGCCGTCACCGGACTGGTCGATCCGCGCAAACTGGTCACGACCGTCGGCGCGCGACCGGGCGACCGGCTGATCCTCACCAAGCCCCTGGGCACGGGGCTGCTCACCACCGCCCTCAAGGGTGAAATCCTCGACGAGAGCGATCTCGCGCCGGCCATCGCCGGCATGCGCCGTCTCAATCGCCGCGCAAGTGAAATCATGTGCGAGGTCGGCGTCCACGCCTGCACCGACATTACCGGCTTTGGTCTGCTCGGCCACGCCCTGGAGCTGGCGGCGGCCAGCGGGGTGTGCGTGGAACTCGACGAGCCCCTGCCCGCCTACCCGCGCGCCCTGGAGATGGCCGCCATGGGCCTGGTGCCGGAGGGCAGCCACCGCAACCGCAAGCACTATCTGCCCTCCGTGCTCGATGCCGCCGCCATCCCCGTCCCCACCCTCGATCTGCTCGCCGATCCCCAGACCTCGGGCGGCCTACTCCTCGCCGTCTCCGCCGACAAATGCGCCGCGTTGCGCGAGCGCCTGCTCGCCGCCGGCGAGGATGGCTTTCTTATCGGCCGCGTCGCCGCCGGTCCCGCCGGACGATTGCGCATGCGCTGA